In Magallana gigas chromosome 1, xbMagGiga1.1, whole genome shotgun sequence, the sequence ATGCCCAAAATGTATATTGCTCAAGAAAATTTGGAGCATCATTTTCGTtgcaaatatgataaataaaccAAAGATAGACGGGTTTCTACAATttaactttttatgaaaatattagaACACTTTCTCTTCATATTATTGATCCAAATAAAGGCATAAAAGTAGGGGTTAGTGtgcatataagaaaaaaatatttttggttatATCCTCACCCCCTATTTCAGTTGAAGCGTTTTATGGAAACAAAATAAGCCATATTTGGAGAAAAACATGAAGTTGTATTCACCAAAAATTGGTGTAATTATCTTTAACAGCAATTGTAATTATGGAAAGAAAAGATTTTAATGAACAAACAGTAGACATACAACTaattaaacttaataaaatAAGACAAAGAGGTGTATTAGTGCTTATAGACAATCTTCTGGATGCGACCTTGAATAACATGGAATGGCATAGGGTATTTCTAGTCCATGAAATGTTCTAGtttattaaagtattttataataatgtaattatttaatataaaattaaaaattcatttgatatttgtttaaaaacaaagaagttGGATGCATTAATTATGATTTGACAGTGATTATCAAGGAATGCAAACAGTGATATGTCGACAAAACAAGCATCTTCAGAACTGATGTCTGATCGATAAGTTTTGACCAGTAGATGCATTTCAAATGATTGgaagaaaagaaatataaaaaaaaaccaaactcaTTAGCACACAATAAATGCAACAATGGCACACAATATACCAGTATACATAACACATTCTTTCTAAATTCAACTGTTTTGGTACTTTGAAAGATCTACATGAAAGCAAATACTGATAGTTTATATACccggtacatacatgtatcatgtattTTACTAAATTGTGAGTTATATGGTAAATGAACTTGCATCAATGCATGGTGGTATTACAATGATGCCTATATGTCTCTGTTGAAATAAATAGGTTACATGTGCAACATTACTAAATCTGATCAGTTGAAAAATTAGCATTTGTCGTATAAAAATTCTCTGAATGATGAAACTATTCCATCCTTGTAGAGGGAACAAAGAGAGAAACAatgatgataaatatatattgataatatttgatattgataTATCTACATGATTTTTGAGGGTGGTGGGGTGAGGGGGGAGAGTTACATCATACAGTACATACTAGAGCTAATATCTAGTTCagggaaaataaaaatcaaaggcaGTATATACACATGACAAAAAACTCTAACTAGCAAACAATAAATGCAACAATGGCACAAAATATACCAGTATACATAGTTCGTACAttctaatttcaattttattggtAGTTTGAAAGATCTACGTCAAAGCAAATACTGATAGtttattatacatacatgtataatatatttttcaaaaatgtgagTTATATGGTATTATGGTAAATGAACTTGCATCAATGCATGGTGGTATTACAATGCTGCCTTATCTGTTGAAATAAATAGGTTACATGTGCAACATTACTAAATCTGATCAGTTGAAAAACTAACACTTGTTGTATAAAAATTCTCTGAATGATGAACCTATTCCACCCTTGTAGAGAGAACATAGAGAGAAACAATGGTGATAAAAGTTGACCTCTTCCTCCTCTCCCCTACTAAATGCTAGCTTTAGAGTTGCATATTTCAAGTCACTGGCGGCAATTTTTCTACCTATGCACttagtaattattttttcattgacaagTCCTTGAAGAGATGGTAGGTTGTGGGCTGTTACTCTTAAGCTCTCATGTGAAAAGAGTTGCACATGGCAGAGAGAAAGACACCTTCAGTCTATTATGTTCATCAAAATTAACTAACCGTACAAGTCTTTGAAGGAACACGACGTCTTTTAAAGCGTCATGAGCGGCGTAGTCACAGTGAAGGAACGATGAAACTAGAGCCTGTTGGGAATAAGATGGCAACCCTGGGAATTGTGACCTTAACAAAAGCTCGGTATCAACAAATCCAGCAACACGATCTTTAAAAGTATCCATCTTCCCAACTGCTTCTAAggcattaaataaaacatggcAGTCATAAGACTTGATGTTATGCCTAGAAAGGATGGCACATTTTCATTGTCTAGAAATAAATTCAACAAAGGACTCTAAAGCAAGGGACAGATTGCTGGAATGGACAGGTTTGCCTCTGTGGAACATCTGACTGCCTCTCGTCGTTATGCCTGTCACATCAGATGTTGAGGAAGAAATGGGAACTTTTGGCTTGACAAAACACTGCCACTGATTTTCTCCGCATACAGCAGTCATCTGGGTAATGTGGGAATTACGACCTGTTAAACATAAGAAAGAAAAGTTATTACCcatacacccctgcgaatgtgttcggaatgttttctttttcgttGCTAagcatgtaataaatccagaggtgctcgaatgaaagttcacaaGACTTCActgagatttgttcagttcgtgtgaaatttcgagcggaagtgtaagtgttcggataatattctcaaaatacgtgagtactggtcgttttacatatcatatcctacttggaTTTATGTTAAAGCATGACAACCTTTTAAGATGTATgccttatttcaccatctataGGTTATTTACATTAAACGAAAATATTcggaacagagttatcgttcgtgttcaaccacgtgtagagtggttgaaaatataaacattgggtcgctaaataaaatcatagccatgtttgatgcttgtggtgtgcaataccatgtttttagaaaaataatgggtgtctgttttgcataaaaacttagtatatcgagccattttcaaggaacattcggcataaaatagtatagtctgtttcactattgatgctattactaaaggtcaggcgcggatcgaaaattaatcctaaGGGGGGATCTCTACAAGCATGTTAactgttgcaacagcagacaaaaactaatttttttattgtcgcatttatttctagaacacattttatccaccaattaatgaagataaagtttaaaatcaataaacctctagattttatatttgactataagtacctagattctatgaaatagactatcAACAAGAGGCATgctttttactgcgaaactgaaagggtcaaataaaatcacgtggtctaaaatttaaatgacaataacatttgcagggGTGCCATAGATTTCCACTAAGGGCTAGAAATGTAgaacatacatttttaaatggTTAAATGTTCCGCTCATTGTGTAACAGATTAATCATTAACACtgaaataattatacataataataaGATTTATTGTGCCCTGTACATGAATAAGTGCTGTAACattcaaatatgttttcatGGTACATATAGCTCTACATGTTAcacaaatattaataatttaaatgttagcttgtccaaaaaatattgatcagttatcttttcttaaaatatgtGAGAGACCAGCTAAAATAATATTGAGAGGATATTCTCACAGTAACAATAAATCACTTCTGATTTGTAGATTCATTGACTGTGAAacttcgttcattattaacttacattttcaatgttgccctcaaccttAGTCAACATTTGGATATTATTTACCTAATCCAGTGATTTCTAAATCAAAGTATACAGGTATTGAAGCTGACTTTATCCCAACATCCTTTGGTGGAACTCTCGGGTAAGCAATCTCCTTTATGTCCTGATGAATCATGAGTTCAACAGAACTGCCATAGCTGTCTCCCTCTCTCAGTTCTTTCACTGCATTTGACTTGActctaaataaaaatgataaaactgaAGAACATTCCAGTTTTGATTTCCTTTTAAGTAgcaaagtgtatttttattacagatttacaaaaataatgtttacttgatttatattttaacatttcacTTATGTTTATTAAATATCTACAAACAGTGATCAATGTTTACTTCCTGTTCTTGAGCTGAATTCTCCTCAGTTTATATTTCCATGTTGAACATATCGCCTTTCTCTTCCTGGCCTGCATGTCACGCAGTAAGGCAAGTCTTCGTGTATGGCACCCAGGAGAGAGTCCAAGTTCTCTGTACACCTAAAATGCCAAAATAACCTAAATTATGGTCCTAGCTAGTGGCttatgtttctttttcttcaatCTTCAATAACTGCAAATACTGGTAATTATGATAGCATTCAAtatgaaatgtaatttattcaaatacaaaGAACATACTGATATAGAAAGATACCCAGGCAGGGTGTTGCTTCTTGTTTTAAATTGTTGGTTCATATTAGAATATATTTCTTATGTATAATCAAAAATCCCTTTACCTTCAGTAGGTAACTTTGTCCATCATTCTTTTGTGCAACAGCAGATGCAATCCTCCAGTTCAAGCTGGTGGATCCACTGTAAAACTGTGTTTTAGGAGCTTTTAATGCAACTGTTTTGTTGAAGCTCTCATTGGGTTGAGTGCTACCCATTGAAGAAAGCTTTTGACTCTGGGATTTGTAGCTATGCATCAGATCTCCAAGAGCTGTCTGGAGGGGAATATCTCAAAGAGAAGTCTGGCAAAATGAGTGGTCCCCAAAAGGATGTCTACTGATTGCTTCTAACCCATTCTCTATACCATCTGAATTTCCTTGGTTCTGAGCCAGCATGTAGTCCAAACACTTCTGCAAATACTTGAAAAATTTTGGATTTTGCAACTTCTTGTGTTTGTTTCGCTAGGAGTACAAGGCAATgccaatatttttctttacgtGGTTTTTGTCAGACTTTTTCTTTATGTATggattaacattttgttttattctggCAATTGTTGTTGTATCATCATCTGCAATGATTGTCTCTACCACGGCTCCTTTTTCTTTACATGTTTTCATCATCTCAACCACCATATCCTGCTCCATGGCCTTAGCACTTCCACTCCAGGGCATCCGACAGTCATGCTTATTTGGTGTTTTTCCTTTCTTTGCCGAATTATCACAGGTCTTGCAGAACTTGCTGCGCTCATTATATCCAACAACTTTTCCTGTTTTGGCCCCAATCATTGAGCAGTGACCTACaaagtcaaatttttaaatgagaTCTACTGggtaaaatgtataaaatagtaGTCAGAGGACATGATTTTAATTTACGTCAGTTATATACTAGCAAAGTTTAATTGGCATTGTTTGAGTTTGAACTTTGAAATGAGTTTATATGTATAGTTTTAAATTCAGTTATAAGCACCTGAAAGACTGTCAAATGATCCGCCACTTCCCCTCTTCTGCCATGCACCATCTACATTTACAGTTAGCCCATCAGTATTTTCACctctaaaaaatattacaaaaatataattttttcaattgaaaattgtGTATAAGGGAATGAAAGCAACATCTATGTACCAAATAAAACTTGTACATTTCATAATTGTTCACTCAataaggccacaccaatataatttcttgtttgtcagaCCCGCATGCtcgtatttaaataaaactatctaaataattattgttattaataaATCACATCATGGAAACTCTGTGccgttttttcttttctatttctgctctatttttcacattttaaatagttttaatttagaaacaagtagaaaaaaatataaccatCAGCACAAATTTATTCATGTACCGCCTAGAAATTTTGGCtacaagaaataataatttattatttaatcgcTCGCCCGCTTGTACCTTTTTTCCACCGGATGTCAGACGAACAAGAagttatattggtgtggcctaatGAGTTATTAGATACATatttaactttttgaaaaaagttaaaacaagCATATTTTTTGAGGTTTACTGAAAAGTATTTTCagatataaatgttttaaatttcaatggtatgtataaatacatgtacatgtagcagaaatgcaaaattacatttttgacAATTTCACTTCTGATAAATTTTCCATAACACTGGCTTGGGCAACACATTTCATTGCACTCCCCATCTCCTTCTCTCTTTGGGAAAGGAGGGTATTGCTGACTGGTGGGATATTAAGGGCTGACAGGAAGCTATTAACTTGCCTTCCACCAATTCCACTGTGAACCATTGctttagaaataataaaaaggtTTAACTTTTCAAACAACAAATACTTTAGATTACAAAGACAGcatttttcttattcttatgtATTTTATGCAAGATACATTTGAAACTTTCTTCAATTTTCAGATTATTGAGAGTAAATACACTTAATTAGTTACAACTGAATTCAATTTATCCTGCAACTACCCCTTGCATTGACCTAATAAAAGTAACCCAATAAAATAGAGGTATATTCAGTCAATGCCTCAATATAGCCTCGTGTATTCAACCGACGTTCAAATGcattaattatgacgtcatctttCTTGCCTCTACACCATCGCGTCatggtttcaactgcagatatgcaacaaattttgtcaaataaagCTCATTTAGGGTGCAAAATGTGATATTATGTTGCCcgttaaacaaaatacataataaatatcttgaaatataagcgatatttgGGCTCAGGTCGAAGAGGACAAGGCTTAGGACTCCGCACGCCTCGCCCTCACGTTTTCTTACCCtcgcccaaatatagcttatatttccagacagtaaccatgtattttataaaaaaactCCATGTTGTGTTCATTTTGGTGCCTGTTGAATTTAGCCAGTATCGAATTTAGTACAATGTACcacatcaaaaaacaaaactaacacgttgaaaatatgataaattttgcGGCCAAATACGGCTCATAACGTCCCTTGTTCTTTgatttcgttcctgtgaacttttatgattgaaaaatgataatgtgtcaatgaagatattttggatatttccccttttattgatttcaacAGTATTTGTTTCAcagatatgtgtattttcattaaaaatcatcaaaaaacgatggaagcaataacttgggacagactataagtGAGATATACCGCTTTCTGATATTTGAATACagatgcatgcatgtattttaaaatcaaaatcaaatgtgTTACTGTTATGTCTATATAATTGTCACTGTTTACCTGTTGCGATGTaattacaatttgtattgtAACAGGGAACCTGAAGAAACGGGTTTAATTGGTATAAGCAACTCAACTATTTCTACTAATCAGAActatataattatgcaaatataaagtacatgtagatcttATATATTAGTTTTGTGATAAACACTAATCAACACTTGATAAACTTGCGATAAATCTCTACttgatgtttttaaagaaaattccatAATACTTTTCACCAGGAAATTCTACATTAtgccagagacataaataacatggtatttatttttgttcaaagttTGTGAATTGTGGCacaactttatttttcaaattgttgcTTCATTAAGACCTCACATTATAAACAATCGTAAACATACTTACTTTTAGAAGTGCAGAAAGGCCACATGTCTTGATGCCAATTGCATGGGAAAGTTGAAGTGGGACTCCACATTTTTTACAACCCGATAAGCCCTGAGCTAATATATCTAGCTCCACTATTCTTCGCCCTTCTCTCAATTGTTTTTATCACTAAATCGTTGTGTAGCCTCTTCAATCAGGACATCTGTATCACGTTCGCTGTTTGTTGATGTATTGTAAGTGTGATCATTTGTTACAACGGCAAAACTCAATCCCCCCTCCCTTTTGTTGTCTTCCTTGATGCAATTCTGCCGGGCTGCCAAGCTTGCTGAAATTCTAATCAATGTAGATGCctgttcttttgttttaaatcccCTATTCAATTTTTTACCCATGAAATCAGAAAAGACAGATGAAGTGACATATCTGCCGAATAACGTCTGCTGTTTACATTGATATGTCGCAAAACTCCATAGTCTCTTAATTGAAGTTGATAAGATAAAACAAAGCCTTAGTTAGTTGttaaatgtttatcttttatcaagatgatgatgtttttacattctTATTGACATACGAAACATTTGCGAATTGTATAATTTACGACACTCTCAAGAGTTACCCCCCGTTGAATAATCCCAGTTACGCCCGCAAATATTCAAAAGAATATATCCTTAATAAATAGTTCTTTTCACATACATGTGTCATAGATATATGAGCAATATTCAGTCATAAAAGTAGTTTTATTTTAGAACTGGAGTTATTATTAATAGCTTGTTAAACAACaatgaatttcttttaaacTGCTTTGCACAATTCCTTGTCAAGGTTAACATAAACAATATATGTATTTCTAAAGGCACAAAACTGATCAAGTGCACTGCATAAAAAATCTTATACATCCATAAGCTCATCATAGATTTTGTCCTGAACCTCACAAATCACAAAGCAACTCATAAAATAGGTCCATTGTTGTTAATATTGGATGTCACAACACGCACTAGTTTGTCACCAGAGGTAATACCTGAGTCCACTTTCCTCTTCACTAGATTGATGGGCAATGTTCCTTTGATAATTTCAAAGTCCTTTAACCTTCCTATGATCCTTTCAATGTGGATTCTAGCACAAGACATCATTCGGGAATTCTCCACCTCTTCCCTTGATAACTGCTTCTTGCCTTTTGTGAAGGTAGGTACAATCAACTTGGCACCTCTAATGGCAAAATCATCCGACATATTGAAACCTCTGTCTGCTAACACAACATCACCAGGCACTAACTTGCCCAAAAGTCCAGAATCACGAGTAATCTGTCTGTCACTCACTCGGCCTCCCCAACAGGTTGACAGAAATGTCACACAGCCAGATGCATGGACTTATCCCTACTAAGATCTTGATTGTGGTGTGTCTTTTGTAGTATGAATAGGTTTGAGCTCTGGCTTTGAGGTTGGATGGTCGTTCAATAAAAATCTCTGTGCAGTCAATTACACATTTTACCTTTCTAAAAACTTCGTTTTGAAACACTTCTGGTAACTGTCATTCGTCAGTTTCAGGCCACTTCACGAGGACAAGTCATCCTAATGAAGTATAAAGGACATTTAGCCATTCATGGAAAATGTTTGTCACTGAAGACTGGCTGATATTAAATCTGTAGACCAAGTCCGTCATTGCAAGATTCCTCCCAAGTTTCACTAGGCTCAGCAACAGTTCGTTCATCTTCTTTTGGTAACTTTGTCCTTCTCCTCTTCACTTTTGTAGATGTGACACTCAACACTGCACTTAAAGTTTCAAAATTAGGGAATCCACTGTAGAACTTGGTGCGTCGATCATCCCCTTTCAGGTTCTGGATACTAAGTGTCTTCTTCTCAACATCATCTctcagaaatttgttttcttcttcCAGTCTTAGTAATGAGGCTTTTAACAATTCAATGTCCTTGACGTGTTCTTCACACTTGCGCTGTAACAGTTCCTGCTCTTGtttcatctttgctagccaagggtttctgatccgcaccgcttctCACGAACCCTTGGCCTATCATGCTATCAAAAGTCGGGATTTTTTTCCTTAATTCTGATTGGGGTTTACTATAAGTGGTCGACCAATCAAAAAGTGCATAACAAATCTCATATGACGTACAGTCTCCGTTCGTGATGTTTCTATACTGTTTACTCAAGGGAAAGAAAAAAGTACGTAAACAATGTTCCGAATGATAACAGCATGGCCGCTAATACAAAGTGCTGTATTTGTGCAACCGAAATCGGTCCTAAACAGCGGCGGTTAGTTTCTTCCCCAGCATTTCAAGTAAAAAATCAACTGGAAGAAGTATTGGAGAGATCCATAAGAATAGATACTGACCAGTATGTTTGTATACCATGTTTCACTAAATTAAATCGCCTATCGAAAATCGACTTTGATTTAGAACACAAAATTGCCTCACTGAGagctgaaaaaaatgaaattcttggTGCAGTTCGTGCCAAGATGAAAATGGGGTCGACAAATTCTCCTGCTAAAGCAGCCTCGCAAGAGAAAAGACACATAATTCATAGTCCCACGCCTCGGAAGCTGAAAAAATTAGTAACCTCAAAACAAATGTCGGTGGAAAAGAGGACCCCTAACAGATTTCACAAAACAGTGGTGACACCAAATAAAAGTATTCAGACGAGGCCTGTTTTAACTCCAAGATCCTCTAAGCGCAGAAAACTTTTCTTCAAAGACCCACCAGCAGATAGTATATGGGTAGGTTACGTACAAGGATCAATTGCATAATATGAATTTACTTGGCAAGATATGAAGGGACATGTATAAGCATTGAATATTGCTTTATGTGAAAATTATATACTATTAAAGTATAAGTATTTACTCTGCATGctgtataaatgttttttacatGACAGTAGTGAGAATTAGTATTTCAGTATGTGCTGGCAGAAAAATAGAAGGATATTTTAGTTTTACTTGCTTACAAATGTTTTGATGAAATAAGGAAATCACTTTATTTACTTTGACTTCATGTTCATGTAGTGAGGTCAATACATTTTAGTAGTAATGAAGCAAAATAAGCAACTTTTTCCAGccatatacaatgtaatatttagTCAGACATATGTTCTAAAATTTCATAGGTTAAGAAGtattttacttatatatattttatcattttctatacAGATTTCTTATCGAGGCAAATTGCAGGGAGTAGTTAAGTCTAGAATTGTAAAAGGACAATGGAAAAGTGTTTTGAAGTCTATTCTAAGAGGTGACAAAAGCAAAAcccttgctaaaaaaattgttggGATAGAAGCGTTAAGAAAGGATAGACACCTTTTGATAAATGGTCAAGCTGCCAAGGAATCAAAGACAATAAGCAAATTAAGTGATGCATCTTTCCTTCGCAATTCAACCGGTAAAGATTTATGTGAGATGGACATGCTTCCATTTATTCATGAGCTTAAGACAAAGTGTCCAGTGTTACATGGCCTTTTAGAAAGTGTCATGGGAAAATCTACTTCTTTGAGGTTATCAGTTGCAGCAGCAGTACATCTTTTCAACCGAAACAACCACTTATCAGCAATCCACCATGTGATCGGTCAGATTCTGGATCAAGGAGGGGCCACAGATGAGGTTATTACTAACTTTAAGAATATTAGAAATTGTGTTTCTTTTGTGAAGTTTTAAATGGTAATTgtaaaagtttaataaaattatataaaatatcagtGATATTCTTACATGTTTCCTTGTTGAGcaatttattttcttgtaaATTTCATCCAAGTTCTGAATTTGACACTAAagttttttaaagttgaaaGTATCTGATTTACTAATAGACTATTAGGTTGCTGAGCAACATGGGACTGTCAGTTGGACCTAAAGCAgtatataaaaagaaagttgAGCTGCAGGATGTGCAGAGAAAAAAGATCAAGGACACAGTATTACAGCAGAGACAACAGGAAGAGATAAAAGCTAAAGCAGATGAACTCAGTAAACCTGCTTTAATGGTACTAATAtgagaatatattttaaatgattgtatGAATGGCTAATTTTACCTGAATATTCtcataaatcttttttccatgcAAATAATATCAAAGAATGTTATATTGTCAGGGTTATATTAATGTCATAGTCAACAATTGTAATTATCACCACCAGTGTGATTTGCATAAAcacattttgacattttcttaaaatcaattttaagtaTTTGATTAGTACACTTTAAGTTTCCAAATAgtttaaagtaatatttataaatatttacaagtacatgtagtatgaaaAGAATCTGCCTGACAGCATCTGTTCTGCATTTCCTCTAGTATCGCCACCTCACCTGTGGAGGAGTTACTCAAAGCCTTCAGCAAACTATTGTATCAAGCCTGGAGGGGGATACATATTTAAATCAGCTGCATGAGTTAGCCTTTACGCATAATCATAGTGGTGAGTCTTTGCCTCATATGAGTATATGTGCTTATCATGATAAATCTGGTGACCATTCTGCCCTTTATAGTAATGCATTCACTGAATCAGAAAAGTGTACCTCAGTTGATTCCTCTCATGgtattgaaaaatcaaaaaactTCACTTTACCAAGACTTGAAGTAATCAGGGACATTGAATTACCTGAAGTAGAGTATGCGTCAGGATATGGTAAAGAAACAATGTTAACTTCCCTAGCAAACATAGAAAGATCAAAAAGACATATTCAGGTGGCTCTTGACTCATATGAATCTAAACTTGGGAATCCACTTCCACCAGTAGAAATAATGGGAGACAATTTTGATTGGACCAAAAGACCATCTTCAATGACCAAAACCAGGCAAGTTCAGAGTTATTGGTTTTTAATGCTTGGTGTACAAAGAAGGGTTGTGAATTGTGACCTTCCGGATGATTGTCCCAAGGCTGATATACTAAATGTACCCAACAGTCAATTTGTCCCTGACAGAGAAGAGTGTGAAAGTTTAGAAAATGATATGGTTTTCCATATTGTAAAAGCAGCTACAAAGTACATTCCAGCACTACAGGcactggatgaaatatctggtttcagcgctgcggaaaccctttggaaactctgcggaaacttaaggttactttaagtttccgacaggtttcagcacggaaacttcaagtttcattaagtttccgcagtgctgaaacttaggctgtccatgaatccaaatggtttccgcaacggaaacttactgaaacttgaagtttctgcatagtttcaatctccatatacgtttgggatacatattgtttacaaatggtttccgcgacagaaacttactgaaacttgaagtttttGCATAGTGTCAACCTCCATATACAattgggatacatattgtttacaaagggtttccgcaactgaaacttactgaaactttttatatttttgctttcacaaaagctgagcaaggtttctactttatgtaaaaacaaaacaatttcaaacagttccaaatttattttgttcaaaaatctgaaattgtttccaataataaataaaatacagccaagatacaataatggagaaacatccaTATGGCAGTTCCCTTATcagggacttttatttaaaaaatgataaaattgcacaagaaaaaaaaaactcccatagaaatctttacatttgtatttttttttcatctcgattaaatgcctatcaaatctccctttaaaaatgcaacaaagatcttactttttttaaaaatatgaatgcaaattacaaaataactgcatgtacatgaataaacatagaaaacttcactgttacatgaacatgatacacttgtctcaatttgtt encodes:
- the LOC105336441 gene encoding uncharacterized protein; amino-acid sequence: MHSYKSQSQKLSSMGSTQPNESFNKTVALKAPKTQFYSGSTSLNWRIASAVAQKNDGQSYLLKVYRELGLSPGCHTRRLALLRDMQARKRKAICSTWKYKLRRIQLKNRKVKSNAVKELREGDSYGSSVELMIHQDIKEIAYPRVPPKDVGIKSASIPVYFDLEITGLGRNSHITQMTAVCGENQWQCFVKPKVPISSSTSDVTGITTRGSQMFHRGKPVHSSNLSLALESFVEFISRQ